One stretch of Janibacter limosus DNA includes these proteins:
- a CDS encoding lipase family protein: MTSFTTRAVAAATLAVAVTLPLAGQASADRTDVPGTAGAKTLTNTPEPARDPFYEPPATIPSTPGTLIRSEPAPLLLDPLGLSENVVTATRVMYSSTDGKGRAIAVTGTVFVPRATYVGRSARPLVSYAAGTQGMGDACAPSKQMENLVEYEGLGIAPLVGRGYAVSMTDYQGLGTPGTHTYMVREAQGRAVLDMARATKNLKGSGITNANPIGLMGYSQGGGAAAAAAELASSYAPELPIKGSAIGAPPADLAKVGKNIDGSLYFAFATFALLGVAQSEGIDPNPYLNAEGQKLAAGVENKCVFDLFEYAFKDSGTYTVSGKKLSELLDEQPFRAAVERQRIGKIKPNAPVVINHAIGDDTIPYAVGKQLGSDWCDKGARVTFNAGLIPTHVGGMLPHVAKSMVFFEDRFAGRNQPNSCWRL, encoded by the coding sequence ATGACCTCCTTCACCACCCGTGCCGTCGCTGCCGCGACCCTCGCGGTCGCCGTCACGCTCCCGCTCGCCGGCCAGGCCAGCGCCGACCGCACCGACGTGCCTGGCACGGCCGGAGCCAAGACCCTCACCAACACCCCCGAGCCGGCCCGCGACCCCTTCTACGAGCCGCCGGCCACCATCCCCTCGACGCCGGGCACGCTCATCCGGTCAGAGCCGGCACCGCTGCTCCTGGACCCGCTGGGCCTGTCCGAGAACGTGGTCACCGCGACCCGCGTCATGTACTCCTCGACCGACGGCAAGGGCCGCGCGATCGCCGTGACCGGCACGGTCTTCGTGCCCAGGGCGACGTACGTCGGCAGGTCCGCCCGTCCGCTGGTCTCGTACGCGGCCGGGACGCAGGGCATGGGTGATGCCTGTGCACCGTCGAAGCAGATGGAGAACCTCGTCGAGTACGAAGGCCTGGGCATCGCACCGCTGGTCGGCCGCGGGTACGCCGTCTCGATGACGGACTACCAGGGCCTGGGCACACCGGGGACGCACACCTACATGGTCCGCGAGGCGCAGGGCCGCGCCGTGCTCGACATGGCGCGCGCCACCAAGAACCTCAAGGGCAGTGGCATCACCAATGCCAACCCGATCGGTCTCATGGGCTACTCGCAGGGTGGCGGGGCGGCCGCCGCCGCGGCCGAGCTCGCCAGCAGCTACGCCCCGGAGCTGCCCATCAAGGGTTCGGCGATCGGTGCCCCGCCTGCCGACCTGGCCAAGGTCGGCAAGAACATCGACGGCTCGCTCTACTTCGCCTTCGCGACCTTCGCCCTGCTGGGCGTCGCCCAGTCCGAGGGGATCGACCCCAACCCCTACCTCAACGCCGAGGGCCAGAAGCTGGCTGCGGGGGTCGAGAACAAGTGCGTCTTCGACCTCTTCGAGTACGCCTTCAAGGACTCGGGCACGTACACCGTGAGCGGCAAGAAGCTGTCCGAGCTGCTCGACGAGCAGCCCTTCCGGGCAGCGGTCGAGCGACAGCGGATCGGCAAGATCAAGCCCAACGCCCCGGTCGTCATCAACCACGCCATCGGTGACGACACCATCCCCTACGCGGTGGGCAAGCAGCTCGGCAGCGACTGGTGCGACAAGGGCGCGCGAGTGACCTTCAACGCCGGCCTCATCCCGACGCACGTCGGGGGCATGCTGCCGCACGTCGCGAAGTCGATGGTCTTCTTCGAGGACCGCTTCGCCGGACGCAACCAGCCGAACAGCTGCTGGCGGCTCTGA